The following are encoded in a window of Thermodesulfobacterium geofontis OPF15 genomic DNA:
- the dapA gene encoding 4-hydroxy-tetrahydrodipicolinate synthase — MKLQGSIVALVTPFKDGKVDEASLRNLIKWHLQEGTHGILVLGTTGEAVTIDLEERKRVMEIALEEAKGKVPLIVGTGTNDTQKVLKYTKLAEEMGFDAALIVTPYYNKPTQNGLYEHYSYIAKNTNIPIILYNVPGRTSVNLLPETTAKLSQIENIVAIKEACGDIKQVTELLLKCPKDFTILSGDDFTAYATVMLGGKGVISVAANVMPREMSQLMESALNGEVAKAQELNLKLYPLYKAMFVETNPVPAKAALWLMGKIETPEVRLPLSQLSEKSLETLKTILKENYGLI; from the coding sequence ATGAAACTACAAGGCTCTATAGTAGCATTAGTAACACCATTTAAAGATGGAAAAGTAGATGAAGCCTCATTAAGAAATCTTATAAAATGGCATCTTCAAGAGGGAACTCACGGAATTTTAGTTCTTGGAACAACTGGTGAGGCAGTGACCATAGATTTAGAGGAAAGAAAAAGGGTAATGGAGATAGCTTTAGAAGAGGCAAAGGGGAAAGTCCCTTTAATTGTTGGGACAGGAACAAATGATACTCAGAAAGTTCTCAAATATACTAAACTTGCAGAAGAAATGGGTTTTGATGCAGCTTTGATAGTAACTCCCTATTATAATAAGCCAACTCAAAATGGTCTTTATGAGCATTATAGTTATATTGCTAAAAATACTAATATTCCCATTATTCTTTACAATGTGCCTGGAAGAACCTCTGTTAATTTATTACCTGAAACAACTGCTAAACTTTCTCAAATTGAAAATATTGTGGCTATAAAAGAGGCTTGCGGTGATATTAAACAGGTAACTGAGCTTTTACTTAAATGCCCTAAGGATTTTACTATTCTTTCGGGAGATGATTTTACTGCTTATGCAACAGTTATGCTTGGTGGAAAAGGAGTTATTTCTGTTGCAGCAAATGTTATGCCAAGAGAAATGTCTCAACTTATGGAAAGTGCTTTAAATGGAGAGGTAGCTAAAGCTCAAGAATTAAATTTAAAACTTTATCCTCTTTATAAAGCTATGTTTGTTGAAACCAATCCAGTTCCAGCTAAGGCTGCACTTTGGCTTATGGGTAAAATTGAAACTCCAGAGGTAAGGCTTCCTTTGTCTCAACTTTCAGAAAAGTCCTTAGAAACTCTAAAGACTATTTTAAAAGAAAATTATGGCTTAATTTAA
- a CDS encoding iron-containing alcohol dehydrogenase → MENFEFYVPTKIIFGKKTEEKIGEILKKDGIKKVLFVYGRESIKKIGLYDRVVKALKESGIDFIEHSGVKPNPVLSHTREGIKKAKENKVKAILAVGGGSAIDEGKAIAVGAKTKKDIWKYFKGEEVIETALPIYTILTLAATGSEMNGFAVITNEETKEKLNIASEHIFPRVSILNPELTYTVTSQYQAYAAVDVIAHIIEYYFTCKVCPNLSNRISEGLIKTVMETTEIILKDPKNYKARAEFMWSSTLALNGLTRTGVGGGLFPNHLIAHALGGIYDLPHGACLSIVIPAWMSWYKEENKSQFERFAKEIFGVSSAEDGISALKNWFKKIGAPVSLKEVNISEKEIPEIAEKGYNIAKIWGIENLYSKEVIEEILKKAIK, encoded by the coding sequence ATGGAAAACTTTGAATTTTATGTGCCTACAAAAATAATTTTTGGTAAAAAAACTGAAGAAAAAATTGGAGAGATTTTAAAGAAAGATGGGATTAAGAAAGTGTTATTTGTTTATGGTAGAGAATCAATTAAAAAGATTGGTCTATATGATAGAGTAGTAAAAGCTTTAAAAGAATCTGGTATTGATTTTATAGAACATTCAGGGGTTAAACCTAATCCAGTTTTATCTCATACAAGAGAGGGAATTAAAAAAGCTAAAGAAAATAAAGTGAAAGCTATACTTGCTGTAGGTGGAGGTTCAGCAATTGATGAAGGAAAAGCTATAGCAGTGGGAGCAAAAACTAAAAAAGATATATGGAAATATTTTAAAGGTGAGGAAGTTATTGAAACTGCTTTACCTATTTATACTATCCTTACTTTAGCTGCAACAGGTTCTGAAATGAATGGATTTGCTGTAATTACTAATGAGGAAACTAAAGAAAAATTAAATATTGCCTCAGAACATATTTTTCCAAGAGTCTCTATTCTAAATCCAGAACTAACTTATACAGTAACTTCTCAGTATCAAGCCTATGCTGCAGTTGATGTAATAGCACACATAATTGAGTACTATTTTACTTGTAAAGTTTGTCCTAATTTGTCAAATAGAATTTCAGAAGGGCTCATAAAGACAGTTATGGAAACTACAGAAATCATATTAAAGGATCCAAAAAACTATAAAGCCCGTGCTGAATTTATGTGGTCTTCAACACTTGCTTTAAATGGATTAACAAGAACTGGAGTTGGTGGAGGTCTATTTCCTAATCATTTAATAGCACATGCCTTGGGAGGTATCTATGACCTTCCTCATGGAGCCTGTTTATCAATTGTAATCCCTGCATGGATGAGCTGGTATAAAGAGGAAAATAAATCTCAATTTGAAAGATTTGCTAAAGAAATCTTCGGTGTTTCTTCTGCTGAAGATGGTATATCTGCACTTAAAAACTGGTTTAAAAAAATAGGTGCTCCTGTAAGTTTAAAAGAAGTAAATATCTCAGAAAAAGAAATTCCAGAGATTGCAGAAAAGGGATATAATATTGCCAAAATTTGGGGAATAGAAAACCTTTATTCTAAAGAAGTAATTGAAGAGATATTAAAAAAAGCAATAAAATAG
- a CDS encoding J domain-containing protein yields the protein MYIARRPVAGHFEYSLKESYYEAPYWKSKTILNLGEFPENYITYYSEVAFSIDLEEKLEELGYKVDQWELERLFFRFLNPEAQRIILQFTRPKSIKKVHKTFSIKDIHPFDIKRRLVLKFGISNPEKYMDIPYPFLSELCEKSRDELENYFWDLEDRLKHREKIRYLMAIFGLSYISSRATQEDIDRLFLNNFCQILEDETFRMGISSEELHRNYFCRYIWIYFDMVPFFPRPKEFYFKEKEIYFKAFELLGIPVEELKRLSRKELLKIFRKKAKELHPDKGGSHERFIELRKIFEELLKIKKGD from the coding sequence ATGTATATTGCAAGAAGACCTGTAGCTGGACATTTTGAATACTCTTTAAAAGAATCCTATTATGAAGCTCCCTATTGGAAAAGTAAAACTATCTTAAATCTTGGGGAATTTCCAGAAAATTATATAACCTATTACAGTGAAGTTGCATTTTCTATAGATTTAGAAGAAAAATTAGAAGAACTTGGATATAAAGTAGATCAATGGGAATTAGAAAGGCTATTTTTTAGATTTTTAAATCCTGAAGCACAAAGAATAATTCTTCAATTTACTCGACCTAAAAGTATTAAAAAAGTACACAAAACCTTTTCTATAAAAGATATCCATCCCTTTGATATTAAAAGAAGATTGGTTTTAAAATTTGGGATCTCAAATCCAGAAAAATATATGGATATTCCTTATCCCTTTTTAAGTGAACTTTGTGAGAAATCAAGAGATGAATTGGAAAACTATTTTTGGGATTTAGAAGATAGACTAAAACATAGAGAAAAAATAAGATATCTTATGGCAATTTTTGGTCTTTCTTATATATCTTCCAGAGCAACTCAAGAAGATATAGATAGGCTTTTTTTAAATAATTTTTGTCAAATTTTGGAAGATGAAACCTTTAGAATGGGTATAAGCTCAGAGGAACTTCATAGAAATTATTTTTGTAGATATATATGGATATATTTTGATATGGTTCCCTTTTTCCCAAGACCAAAGGAGTTTTATTTTAAAGAAAAAGAGATCTATTTTAAAGCTTTTGAGCTCCTTGGTATTCCTGTTGAAGAATTAAAAAGATTATCAAGAAAGGAGTTGTTGAAAATTTTTAGAAAAAAGGCAAAAGAGCTTCATCCAGACAAAGGAGGTTCTCACGAAAGATTTATAGAATTAAGAAAAATTTTTGAAGAACTCCTTAAAATAAAAAAGGGGGATTAA
- a CDS encoding coiled-coil domain-containing protein: MGKTKKRFKKGLALALSLGVLSLFPSYAKALTEEKSLDAKIAELKTLLEDYEKKKEEIKKLLSELEQKEKELKQKEGTLTSMVEKVEKAKDEVEKKNKKLDEIIKALKGLNVNGLWYISYMNGKGKDVGGEAGDDKQRSQVAIKRGYVRFTKNITPWFDAHVTFDVTQVKEELQKPNKTNIDGSIMVRTKYIYGKFKFPDMGFLKKPFLEFGQVHFPWLDYEENLNWYRCQDTMFTERNGLFNSADFGITFMALLGEEMPEWYKKRVNPSYAGRYGSIALGIYNGAGYHDREKNNDKPIEARITLRPLPDLLPGFQISYFGIRGKGNVEKNPPNWRVNLLFASYEHEYFTATAQYYWGHSNQKGSDDYDKDGYSFFLELKPYAFSSLPISLIARYDYFDQNDDQKDLADKIVDESKRYILGIVYHLDKPHKNMLVLDYDYVNYEDKLLKDDKRLQLTLQVAF; this comes from the coding sequence ATGGGAAAAACTAAAAAACGCTTTAAAAAAGGATTAGCTTTAGCACTTTCCTTAGGAGTTTTAAGTCTTTTTCCCTCTTATGCTAAGGCTTTAACAGAAGAAAAGTCTTTAGATGCAAAAATTGCTGAACTAAAAACTCTTCTTGAAGATTATGAAAAGAAAAAGGAAGAGATTAAAAAACTTCTTTCAGAATTAGAACAAAAAGAAAAAGAGCTTAAGCAAAAAGAAGGCACCTTAACTTCTATGGTTGAAAAGGTAGAAAAGGCTAAAGATGAAGTGGAGAAAAAAAATAAGAAGCTTGATGAAATTATTAAGGCTCTAAAAGGATTAAATGTAAATGGTTTGTGGTATATCTCTTATATGAATGGAAAGGGGAAAGATGTGGGAGGTGAAGCTGGAGATGATAAACAGAGAAGTCAAGTTGCTATTAAAAGAGGATATGTAAGATTTACCAAAAATATAACTCCTTGGTTTGATGCCCATGTAACTTTTGATGTAACTCAAGTAAAAGAAGAGCTTCAAAAACCAAATAAAACTAATATAGATGGTTCTATAATGGTAAGAACTAAATATATTTATGGAAAGTTTAAATTCCCGGATATGGGATTTTTAAAAAAGCCTTTCTTAGAATTTGGACAGGTTCATTTTCCTTGGCTTGATTATGAAGAAAATTTAAATTGGTATAGATGTCAAGATACAATGTTTACAGAAAGAAATGGTCTATTTAATTCTGCAGATTTTGGAATTACCTTCATGGCACTTCTTGGTGAAGAAATGCCTGAATGGTACAAAAAAAGGGTTAATCCCTCTTATGCAGGAAGATATGGAAGCATTGCTTTAGGAATTTATAATGGTGCAGGATATCATGATAGAGAAAAAAATAATGATAAACCTATTGAGGCAAGAATTACTTTAAGACCCCTACCAGATCTCTTACCTGGTTTTCAGATCTCCTATTTCGGAATTAGAGGAAAGGGGAACGTAGAGAAAAATCCTCCTAACTGGCGAGTAAATCTTCTTTTTGCAAGTTATGAACATGAATATTTTACTGCTACTGCTCAATATTACTGGGGACATTCAAATCAAAAGGGTTCTGATGATTATGATAAGGATGGCTATTCCTTTTTCTTAGAACTTAAACCTTATGCCTTCTCAAGCCTTCCTATAAGTTTAATTGCAAGATATGATTATTTTGACCAAAATGATGATCAAAAGGATTTAGCTGATAAAATAGTAGATGAAAGTAAAAGATACATTTTGGGAATTGTTTATCATCTTGATAAACCTCACAAAAATATGCTTGTTCTTGATTATGATTATGTAAATTATGAAGATAAATTGCTTAAGGATGACAAAAGATTACAATTAACCTTGCAAGTAGCATTTTAA